A portion of the Oryzias melastigma strain HK-1 linkage group LG1, ASM292280v2, whole genome shotgun sequence genome contains these proteins:
- the tmem184c gene encoding transmembrane protein 184C gives MPCTCGDWRRWIRPLVVVLYILLLIVVLPFCIWELQKSGVGTHIKAWFIAGIFVLMTIPISLWGILQHLVHYTQPELQKPIIRILWMVPIYSLDSWIALKYPDIAIYVDTCRECYEAYVIYNFMTFLLNYLENQYPSLVLMLEVQEQQKHLPPLCCCPPWPMGEVLLLRCKLGVLQYTVVRPVTTVIALICQLCNVYDEGNFSSANAWTYLVIINNMSQLFAMYCLVLFYRALKDELKPIKPVGKFLCVKMVVFVSFWQAAFIALLVKVGIISEKRTWDWQSVEAVATGLQDFIICVEMFLAAIAHHFSFTYKPYIQEAEEVSCFDSFLAMWDISDVRADISEQVRNVGRTVMGRPRKSYFSEAQNNGERSGLLSSASQDAITEAASSPDSPKGHYQGLGRTAPHSLSAPAGLNAAKWEEEVEPRADEERTDLTKEAAEADLMVIT, from the exons atgccttGTACTTGTGGAGACTGGAGAAGATGGATCCGGCCATTGGTCGTGGTGTTATATATTCTACTGCTAATAGTCGTCCTGCCGTTTTGCATCTGGGAACTACAGAAGTCAGGG GTTGGAACTCATATCAAGGCATGGTTTATCGCTGGCATATTTGTCCTCATGACTATTCCCATTTCCTTGTGGGGAATTCTCCAGCATCTGGTGCACTACACTCAGCCAGAGCTCCAGAAACCCATCATCAG GATTTTGTGGATGGTGCCGATCTACAGCTTGGACAGT TGGATTGCCCTGAAATACCCCGACATAGCAATTTACGTGGACACATGCAGGGAGTGCTATGAGGCATACGTCATCTACAACTTCATGACGTTCTTGCTGAACTACCTGGAGAACCAGTATCCCAGCTTGGTGTTGATGCTGGAAGTCCAGGAGCAGCAGAAGCATCTGCCCCCTCTCTGCTGCTGCCCGCCATGGCCTATGGGAGA GGTTTTACTGTTGAGGTGTAAACTCGGCGTGTTGCAGTACACTGTTGTAAGGCCCGTCACAACAGTGATTGCTTT AATCTGTCAGCTGTGCAACGTGTACGATGAGGGCAATTTCAGTTCTGCAAATGCATGGACGTACCTGGTCATCATTAACAATATGTCACAGCTG TTTGCCATGTACTGCCTTGTGCTGTTCTACAGAGCTCTGAAGGATGAGCTGAAGCCCATCAAACCTGTGGGGAAGTTCCTGTGTGTCAAAATGGTGGTGTTCGTCTCTTTCTG gCAAGCAGCTTTCATTGCCTTGCTGGTCAAAGTAGGAATTATTTCAGAGAAACGTACTTGGGACTGGCAGAGTGTGGAGGCGGTGGCAACCGGCTTACAG GACTTCATCATATGTGTGGAGATGTTTCTGGCAGCCATTGCTCATCACTTCAGCTTCACCTACAAACCTTACATCCAGGAAGCTGAGGAGGTTTCCTGCTTCGACTCCTTCTTGGCCATGTGGGACATCTCTGATGTCAGAGCAGACATTTCTGAGCAAGTTCGTAATGTTG GGAGAACAGTTATGGGTCGTCCCAGGAAGTCCTATTTTAGTGAGGCGCAAAACAACGGGGAACGATCCGGCCTTCTCTCTTCAGCCTCGCAGGATGCCATCACCGAGGCTGCATCGAGTCCCGACTCCCCGAAAGGCCATTATCAGGGCCTGGGAAGAACTGCTCCACACTCGCTGTCAGCTCCTGCTGGCCTCAACGCAGCCAAGTGGGAGGAAGAGGTTGAGCCTAGAGCTGACGAAGAAAGGACCGACCTAACCAAAGAAGCAGCTGAAGCAGATCTTATGGTCATCACTTAG
- the prmt9 gene encoding protein arginine N-methyltransferase 9 isoform X1 has translation MLLGSKMPNTNARPKHSRRTRRRRRGDPARDELVSSSLQSAQQCLLNQDYGTAFVHYLLVLNLAPEFKDFAQESFRFTLFKWAEELDSLGRIQELFDCYEQALEILPADEVILNSMGEHLFRMGFRDEAAGYFHKALKLRPEFPEARENFYRVANWLVERWHFLMLNDHGRNQKYQQAIQKAVQSGCSTVLDIGTGTGILGMCAKQAGAAEVYACELSKTMYELACEVVTANGMDGDIKILHKKSLEMEVPTDIPHRVSLVVTETVDAGLFGEGIIESLIHAWHHLLLPPKSNENTFGEQSATGRVIPAGATVFAMAVECPEIRRHHRLCVTEVGGLSMAACGEIHSPVSCSSEPEESMEPYTTERLSRLPGGYTALTEPFTALTIDFNNVQELEGLSSREVQRIQLPVTQGGELDALAVWFQLHLDEESSLSTGPQEDTCWEQAIYPVHSTKCFVLKPGDELIVEVSCRDAYLRLSGVAVLRGGRHIHLDNSSSWQPSENPVPNPNPEAELCSALACLQTNQKQSIDSCLLECSEMALLNNTDYHQSFRSALDKLISRLKVRQHGGVGTAGFPPASGLLYVLDVSEGFSLLSVLAASQGGVKAFSSVEKSKQQDVLKKLAHSNGISEQLLEFWLNRVEDEQGMLQRPSGEKLWSAIILDCVETCGLIRQKLMEKASLARCLLEEGGHIFPERIVVHGMLVESDTLLRESAVQGLEPTLGFNIAPFINQFTVPVHVFLDFSTLECRHLSEAAELFVLNLMDANSNYTNREVKVKVTSAGRITAVPFWYQIYLDQEISVSSLGRNSHWKQAAVVLPEPLQVQAGDWVCLNVKLHKSTISVIAHLENTSVSME, from the exons ATGCTCCTCGGAAGCA AAATGCCTAACACCAATGCTAGGCCAAAACACAGCAGAAGGACCCGGCGGCGACGCAGAGGAGATCCTGCCAGAGATGAGCTGGTCTCCAGCTCCCTACAGAGCGCCCAGCAGTGCCTGCTAAACCAGGATTATGGGACAGCATTTGTGCACTACCTCCTGGTCCTCAACCTTGCACCTGAGTTCAAGGACTTTGCACAG GAGTCCTTCAGGTTCACCCTTTTTAAATGGGCAGAGGAACTCGACTCCTTGGGTCGCATTCAGGAACTTTTTGACTGCTATGAGCAAGCTCTGGAAATTCTCCCTGCCGATGAGGTGATCCTAAACAGCATGGGTGAACACCTGTTCAG AATGGGATTCAGAGATGAAGCAGCAGGCTATTTCCACAAAGCCTTAAAGCTCAGACCGGAGTTTCCAGAAGCCAGAGAGAATTTTTACCGCGTCGCCAATTGGCTGGTGGAGCGTTGGCACTTCCTCATGCTTAACGACCACGGCAGGAACCAGAAATACCAACAGGCCATTCAGAAGGCTGTTCAGAGCGGATGCAGCACTGTACTTGATATAGGTACTGGCACTGGGATACTTGG AATGTGTGCCAAGCAAGCAGGAGCGGCCGAAGTTTACGCCTGTGAGCTGTCAAAGACCATGTATGAACTGGCCTGTGAGGTGGTGACAGCTAATGGGATGGATGGTGACATCAAGATCCTTCACAAGAAATCCTTGGAGATGGAAGTTCCTACCGACATTCCTCATAG GGTGTCACTGGTGGTGACTGAGACAGTCGATGCGGGATTGTTTGGAGAGGGCATCATAGAGAGTCTCATTCATGCCTGGCATCACCTCCTCCTGCCCCCTAAG TCAAATGAGAATACGTTTGGAGAACAGTCTGCCACAGGACGAGTCATCCCCGCTGGAGCCACTGTATTTGCTATGGCTGTGGAATGCCCCGAAATCCGCCGGCATCACAG ACTCTGTGTGACAGAAGTGGGCGGGCTGTCCATGGCTGCATGTGGAGAGATCCACAGTCCAgtgagctgcagctcagagccGGAGGAGTCCATGGAGCCATACACCACAGAAAGACTGAGCAGGCTGCCTGGGGGGTACACCGCTCTCACAGAGCCTTTCACAGCTCTCACCATTGATTTCAACAATGTGCAG GAACTAGAAGGTCTGAGCTCCAGGGAGGTTCAGAGGATCCAGCTGCCTGTGACTCAGGGAGGAGAGCTGGACGCTCTGGCTGTGTGGTTCCAGCTGCATCTGGATGAGGAGAGCAGTCTGTCGACTGGACCTCAGGAAGACACCTGCTGGGAGCAAGCCATCTACCCAGTCCACAGCACCAAGT GTTTCGTGTTGAAGCCGGGCGACGAGCTGATCGTGGAAGTCTCCTGTCGAGACGCCTACCTGAGGCTCAGCGGCGTGGCTGTGCTCCGAGGAGGTCGCCACATCCATCTTGACAATAGTAGCAGCTGGCAGCCCTCTGAGAACCCCGTTCCAAACCCGAACCCAGAGGCTGAGCTCTGCAGCGCGTTAGCGTGTCTTCAGACCAATCAGAAGCAAAGCATAGACTCCTGCTTGCTGGAGTGTTCAGAGATGGCCCTCCTCAACAACACGGATTACCATCAGAGCTTCCGCAGTGCACTAGACAAGCTCATCTCCCGGCTCAAGGTCAGGCAGCACGGCGGGGTAGGGACTGCCGGCTTCCCGCCCGCCAGCGGTCTGCTGTATGTGCTGGATGTGTCGGAGGGCTTCTCTCTGCTCTCAGTCCTCGCCGCCAGCCAAGGTGGCGTGAAAGCCTTCAGCTCCGTGGAGAAGAGCAAGCAGCAGGACGTGCTGAAGAAGCTGGCGCACTCCAACGGGATCTCTGAGCAGCTCCTGGAGTTCTGGCTCAACCGGGTGGAGGACGAGCAGGGGATGCTGCAAAGGCCCTCAGGGGAGAAGCTGTGGAGCGCCATCATCCTCGACTGCGTGGAAACCTGCGGCCTCATCCGGCAAAAGCTAATGGAGAAGGCTTCTCTGGCCAG GTGTCTGCTGGAAGAAGGAGGCCACATTTTCCCGGAGAGGATAGTCGTGCACGGCATGTTGGTGGAGTCTGACACCTTGTTGCGAGAAAGCGCCGTCCAGGGTCTGGAGCCAACTTTGGGGTTTAACATCGCTCCGTTTATCAACCAGTTTACT GTACCGGTTCACGTGTTTCTGGACTTCTCCACACTGGAGTGTCGACATCTGAGTGAGGCTGCAGAGCTCTTTGTTCTGAACCTCATGGATGCCAATTCCAACTATACCAACAGAGAAGTCAag GTTAAGGTCACGTCAGCGGGCAGAATAACGGCCGTTCCCTTCTGGTATCAGATCTATCTGGATCAGGAGATCAGCGTCAGCTCGCTGGGCCGGAACTCGCACTGGAAGCAGGCGGCTGTGGTCCTCCCGGAGCCTCTCCAGGTCCAGGCGGGAGACTGGGTCTGCCTTAATGTGAAGCTTCATAAAAGCACCATCTCCGTCATAGCCCATTTAGAAAACACATCTGTGTCGATGGAATAG
- the prmt9 gene encoding protein arginine N-methyltransferase 9 isoform X2: MPNTNARPKHSRRTRRRRRGDPARDELVSSSLQSAQQCLLNQDYGTAFVHYLLVLNLAPEFKDFAQESFRFTLFKWAEELDSLGRIQELFDCYEQALEILPADEVILNSMGEHLFRMGFRDEAAGYFHKALKLRPEFPEARENFYRVANWLVERWHFLMLNDHGRNQKYQQAIQKAVQSGCSTVLDIGTGTGILGMCAKQAGAAEVYACELSKTMYELACEVVTANGMDGDIKILHKKSLEMEVPTDIPHRVSLVVTETVDAGLFGEGIIESLIHAWHHLLLPPKSNENTFGEQSATGRVIPAGATVFAMAVECPEIRRHHRLCVTEVGGLSMAACGEIHSPVSCSSEPEESMEPYTTERLSRLPGGYTALTEPFTALTIDFNNVQELEGLSSREVQRIQLPVTQGGELDALAVWFQLHLDEESSLSTGPQEDTCWEQAIYPVHSTKCFVLKPGDELIVEVSCRDAYLRLSGVAVLRGGRHIHLDNSSSWQPSENPVPNPNPEAELCSALACLQTNQKQSIDSCLLECSEMALLNNTDYHQSFRSALDKLISRLKVRQHGGVGTAGFPPASGLLYVLDVSEGFSLLSVLAASQGGVKAFSSVEKSKQQDVLKKLAHSNGISEQLLEFWLNRVEDEQGMLQRPSGEKLWSAIILDCVETCGLIRQKLMEKASLARCLLEEGGHIFPERIVVHGMLVESDTLLRESAVQGLEPTLGFNIAPFINQFTVPVHVFLDFSTLECRHLSEAAELFVLNLMDANSNYTNREVKVKVTSAGRITAVPFWYQIYLDQEISVSSLGRNSHWKQAAVVLPEPLQVQAGDWVCLNVKLHKSTISVIAHLENTSVSME, from the exons ATGCCTAACACCAATGCTAGGCCAAAACACAGCAGAAGGACCCGGCGGCGACGCAGAGGAGATCCTGCCAGAGATGAGCTGGTCTCCAGCTCCCTACAGAGCGCCCAGCAGTGCCTGCTAAACCAGGATTATGGGACAGCATTTGTGCACTACCTCCTGGTCCTCAACCTTGCACCTGAGTTCAAGGACTTTGCACAG GAGTCCTTCAGGTTCACCCTTTTTAAATGGGCAGAGGAACTCGACTCCTTGGGTCGCATTCAGGAACTTTTTGACTGCTATGAGCAAGCTCTGGAAATTCTCCCTGCCGATGAGGTGATCCTAAACAGCATGGGTGAACACCTGTTCAG AATGGGATTCAGAGATGAAGCAGCAGGCTATTTCCACAAAGCCTTAAAGCTCAGACCGGAGTTTCCAGAAGCCAGAGAGAATTTTTACCGCGTCGCCAATTGGCTGGTGGAGCGTTGGCACTTCCTCATGCTTAACGACCACGGCAGGAACCAGAAATACCAACAGGCCATTCAGAAGGCTGTTCAGAGCGGATGCAGCACTGTACTTGATATAGGTACTGGCACTGGGATACTTGG AATGTGTGCCAAGCAAGCAGGAGCGGCCGAAGTTTACGCCTGTGAGCTGTCAAAGACCATGTATGAACTGGCCTGTGAGGTGGTGACAGCTAATGGGATGGATGGTGACATCAAGATCCTTCACAAGAAATCCTTGGAGATGGAAGTTCCTACCGACATTCCTCATAG GGTGTCACTGGTGGTGACTGAGACAGTCGATGCGGGATTGTTTGGAGAGGGCATCATAGAGAGTCTCATTCATGCCTGGCATCACCTCCTCCTGCCCCCTAAG TCAAATGAGAATACGTTTGGAGAACAGTCTGCCACAGGACGAGTCATCCCCGCTGGAGCCACTGTATTTGCTATGGCTGTGGAATGCCCCGAAATCCGCCGGCATCACAG ACTCTGTGTGACAGAAGTGGGCGGGCTGTCCATGGCTGCATGTGGAGAGATCCACAGTCCAgtgagctgcagctcagagccGGAGGAGTCCATGGAGCCATACACCACAGAAAGACTGAGCAGGCTGCCTGGGGGGTACACCGCTCTCACAGAGCCTTTCACAGCTCTCACCATTGATTTCAACAATGTGCAG GAACTAGAAGGTCTGAGCTCCAGGGAGGTTCAGAGGATCCAGCTGCCTGTGACTCAGGGAGGAGAGCTGGACGCTCTGGCTGTGTGGTTCCAGCTGCATCTGGATGAGGAGAGCAGTCTGTCGACTGGACCTCAGGAAGACACCTGCTGGGAGCAAGCCATCTACCCAGTCCACAGCACCAAGT GTTTCGTGTTGAAGCCGGGCGACGAGCTGATCGTGGAAGTCTCCTGTCGAGACGCCTACCTGAGGCTCAGCGGCGTGGCTGTGCTCCGAGGAGGTCGCCACATCCATCTTGACAATAGTAGCAGCTGGCAGCCCTCTGAGAACCCCGTTCCAAACCCGAACCCAGAGGCTGAGCTCTGCAGCGCGTTAGCGTGTCTTCAGACCAATCAGAAGCAAAGCATAGACTCCTGCTTGCTGGAGTGTTCAGAGATGGCCCTCCTCAACAACACGGATTACCATCAGAGCTTCCGCAGTGCACTAGACAAGCTCATCTCCCGGCTCAAGGTCAGGCAGCACGGCGGGGTAGGGACTGCCGGCTTCCCGCCCGCCAGCGGTCTGCTGTATGTGCTGGATGTGTCGGAGGGCTTCTCTCTGCTCTCAGTCCTCGCCGCCAGCCAAGGTGGCGTGAAAGCCTTCAGCTCCGTGGAGAAGAGCAAGCAGCAGGACGTGCTGAAGAAGCTGGCGCACTCCAACGGGATCTCTGAGCAGCTCCTGGAGTTCTGGCTCAACCGGGTGGAGGACGAGCAGGGGATGCTGCAAAGGCCCTCAGGGGAGAAGCTGTGGAGCGCCATCATCCTCGACTGCGTGGAAACCTGCGGCCTCATCCGGCAAAAGCTAATGGAGAAGGCTTCTCTGGCCAG GTGTCTGCTGGAAGAAGGAGGCCACATTTTCCCGGAGAGGATAGTCGTGCACGGCATGTTGGTGGAGTCTGACACCTTGTTGCGAGAAAGCGCCGTCCAGGGTCTGGAGCCAACTTTGGGGTTTAACATCGCTCCGTTTATCAACCAGTTTACT GTACCGGTTCACGTGTTTCTGGACTTCTCCACACTGGAGTGTCGACATCTGAGTGAGGCTGCAGAGCTCTTTGTTCTGAACCTCATGGATGCCAATTCCAACTATACCAACAGAGAAGTCAag GTTAAGGTCACGTCAGCGGGCAGAATAACGGCCGTTCCCTTCTGGTATCAGATCTATCTGGATCAGGAGATCAGCGTCAGCTCGCTGGGCCGGAACTCGCACTGGAAGCAGGCGGCTGTGGTCCTCCCGGAGCCTCTCCAGGTCCAGGCGGGAGACTGGGTCTGCCTTAATGTGAAGCTTCATAAAAGCACCATCTCCGTCATAGCCCATTTAGAAAACACATCTGTGTCGATGGAATAG